Proteins co-encoded in one Candidatus Marinimicrobia bacterium CG08_land_8_20_14_0_20_45_22 genomic window:
- a CDS encoding rod shape-determining protein RodA, which produces METRKFNLAKDFTKTLSDNNRILIIIVGLLSLIGLLSLFSASMRIDLPFFQKVIGRQLIWMLSGILLMTLIFFLQGKLFFDTAYFIYSIGIVLVILPFFLGRASSGAYRWIGFGGLRFQPSEFMKLIVILSIAKYLCRTDLPITQFKSLVPPLMLGLLPMVIVMSQPDLGTSLVYFAVIFPMLIWAGARTFHIFILLSPILSVVTAFNFYTFFIWVILLIAVFYITREKLWISIILFVLNLSLGFMTPILWNHLKPYQQNRILTLFNIEADPQGAGYQVLQSQITIGSGGIFGKGLGKGTQTHLKFLPEQHNDFIFSVVGEEYGFIGTVIVLILFLLMIFVFINSAFRLKDRFGSLIIIGVGSMLFFHIAVNIAMTIGFMPVTGIPLPFLSYGGSFAITCFAAIGMVLNVSTEKPIGRHRL; this is translated from the coding sequence ATGGAAACCCGTAAGTTTAATCTCGCTAAAGATTTTACAAAAACGCTATCGGATAATAACCGGATATTGATTATTATCGTCGGCTTGTTGAGTCTGATAGGACTCCTCTCTCTATTTAGTGCTTCCATGCGCATCGATCTGCCTTTTTTTCAAAAAGTGATTGGACGACAGCTGATCTGGATGCTAAGCGGCATTCTGTTGATGACATTGATTTTCTTTCTGCAGGGTAAACTGTTCTTTGACACTGCCTATTTTATTTATAGTATTGGCATCGTTTTAGTGATTCTGCCTTTTTTCCTTGGAAGAGCGAGTTCTGGCGCTTATCGCTGGATCGGTTTCGGTGGATTACGTTTTCAACCATCGGAATTTATGAAACTCATCGTCATCCTTTCAATTGCCAAATATTTGTGTCGCACCGATTTGCCGATAACCCAGTTCAAATCGCTGGTGCCACCGCTTATGCTCGGATTATTACCGATGGTAATCGTTATGTCTCAACCGGATCTCGGAACGTCGCTGGTTTATTTTGCAGTCATTTTTCCTATGTTGATCTGGGCGGGCGCGCGGACATTTCATATTTTCATCTTGCTATCGCCGATTCTGAGTGTCGTGACCGCCTTTAATTTTTATACATTTTTTATTTGGGTTATTTTGTTGATTGCTGTGTTTTACATTACCCGTGAGAAGCTCTGGATTTCCATTATTCTTTTTGTCTTAAATTTATCACTGGGTTTTATGACGCCGATACTCTGGAATCATCTGAAACCCTATCAGCAGAATCGTATTTTAACGTTGTTTAATATAGAAGCGGATCCGCAAGGAGCGGGCTATCAGGTTCTGCAATCGCAAATTACCATTGGAAGCGGTGGAATCTTTGGTAAGGGGCTGGGAAAGGGAACCCAAACTCATTTAAAATTTCTTCCAGAACAGCACAACGATTTCATATTTTCCGTCGTCGGAGAAGAATACGGTTTTATCGGAACGGTCATCGTACTGATCTTGTTTTTACTGATGATCTTTGTTTTTATCAATTCCGCCTTCCGGTTGAAAGACCGTTTTGGATCGCTAATTATCATCGGCGTCGGAAGCATGCTTTTCTTTCATATTGCCGTCAACATTGCAATGACGATCGGTTTTATGCCGGTGACAGGAATTCCTTTACCGTTTCTAAGTTATGGCGGTTCGTTCGCCATAACCTGTTTTGCGGCAATCGGGATGGTTTTAAACGTTAGCACTGAAAAACCGATTGGACGCCACAGACTATAA